From the genome of Vicia villosa cultivar HV-30 ecotype Madison, WI linkage group LG2, Vvil1.0, whole genome shotgun sequence, one region includes:
- the LOC131648756 gene encoding uncharacterized protein LOC131648756 codes for MAGVVLTEMSANSPRRTAQFARNAQGGANTEMKTGILQLVYASPFTGMDHEDPFAHLTKFYEIAGSTGVDAANEESLFKRLFPHSLVGKSKEWYLDQPPNVMTDWNLLEEKFLERFFPQSRFMEAKTAIAVFTQGGNESLNEAWERFKSMLRKCKGYGFDDLTQIHIFRNRLQPVHKTLLDATAVGSLMSKSAEDATMIIDRMALNDLQTQHDRSPSQRKPGVLELNTNDAILAQNKILSQQVELLTKQMSKLPQQMKEIHGMQMTSQVASCELCKGDHPTGFCPPPEGEEVNYMNNQHQGYQRQPPYQHQGQGQQPQGGSSKLEDTLNQFMQVSVENQKTNVASIKNLENQVGQLSKQLAEQQTGPSFSANTQPNPKEYCKAILTRSGKEVSNGERKEIVVEDDGFVVVEYEKDEIVLEKEKEKEGEEIAEKEKNVKKNKREGKGVSANPVQNLPYPHAPSRKENARHYARFMDIFKQLQINIPFAEALEHMPKYAKFLKDILTKKKRYPENETILLDAQCSAIIQRTLPRKETDPGQVILPVTIGGTYIGNGLINLGSSINLIPLCIIKRLGNIEMKSTRMTLQLADKSTTSPYGVAQDILVKVDKFLFPVDFVVVDMEEDRDVLLILGRPFMKTARMMIDIDDGLMKVRVQDEEVTFNLFEAMKHPKEKHDVFRMDVIEEEVMGVANHVHISSPLEKCLIGDYNNSFKEEEEEIKAILERLESCGEIDQKEEKIEELDAEKKVEETKVELKLLPTHLKYVFLGENFTKPVIISIALSPKEEIG; via the exons ATGGCAGGTGTTGTTCTAACCGAAATGTCCGCAAATAGTCCAAGACGCACCGCCCAATTTGCACGCAATGCTCAAGGTGGAGCAAATACGGAGATGAAGACCGGAATCCTTCAACTTGTTTATGCAAGTCCATTCACCGGAATGGATCATGAGGATCCTTTCGCAcatctcaccaaattttatgagatTGCGGGTTCAACGGGAGTTGATGCGGCGAATGAAGAATCATTGTTCAAGAGGCTATTTCCACATTCATTAGTGGGGAAATCCAaggaatggtatcttgatcaaccACCAAACGTGATGACGGATTGGAATCTATTGGAAGAGAAATTTTTAGAGAGATTTTTTCCTCAATCCCGATTCATGGAAGCCAAAACGGCAATTGCGGTTTTCACTCAAGGAGGCAACGAATCCTTAAATGAGGCTTGGGAAAGATTCAAATCCATGCTTAGAAAATGCAAGGGTTATGGTTTTGATGATCtcacacaaattcacatcttccgcAATAGGCTTCAACCGGtgcacaagacacttttggatgctACCGCGGTTGGATCTTTAATGTCAAAAAGCGCGGAGGATGCAACAATGATAATTGATCGTATGGCACTCAATGATCTCCAAACTCAACATGATAGGAGTCCATCACAAAGGAAGCCGGGTGTTCTTGAATTAAACACCAATGATGCTATCCTCGCTCAAAACAAAATTCTTTCTCAACAAGTTGAGTTACTCACCAAGCAAATGTCAAAGCTCCCACAACAAATGAAGGAAATTCATGGAATGCAAATGACTTCTCAAGTAGCAAGTTGTGAACTTTGCAAAGGTGACCACCCTACCGGCTTTTGTCCACCACCCGAAGGAGAGGAAGTTAATTATATGAACAACCAACATCAAGGCTATCAAAGGCAACCTCCGTACCaacatcaag GTCAAGGTCAACAACCTCAAGGCGGAAGCTCAAAATTGGAAGACACTCTCAACCAATTCATGCAAGTTTCTGTGGAGAATCAAAAGACTAATGTGGCTTCCATAAAGAACTTAGAAAATCAAGTGGGGCAGCTTTCAAAACAATTGGCCGAACAACAAACGGGACCTTCTTTTTCTGCAAACACTCAACCTAACCCAAAGGAGTATTGCAAGGCAATCCTTACAAGGAGTGGCAAGGAGGTGAGTAATGGGGAGAGAAAGGAAATAGTAGTGGAGGATGatggatttgttgttgttgaatatgagAAGGAtgagatagtgttggaaaaagaaaaagaaaaagaaggggaGGAAATAGccgaaaaagagaaaaatgtgaagaagAATAAAAGAGAAGGAAAAGGAGTGAGTGCAAATCCCGTTCAAAACCTACCCTACCCACATGCACCATCAAGGAAGGAGAATGCAAGACATTATGCTAGGTTCATGGATATATTTAAGCAACTTCAAATAAATATTCCATTCGCCGAAGCATTAGAACACATGCCAAAATATGCAAAATTCTTGAAGGACATCCTCACTAAGAAGAAGCGGTATCCGGAAAATGAAACAATCTTGCTCgatgctcaatgtagtgctatcatTCAAAGAACTCTTCCAAGAAAAGAAACCGATCCGGGACAAGTCATCTTACCGGTCACCATTGGAGGTACATACATTGGCAATGGTCTAATTAATTTGGGTTCTAGCATTAATCTCATTCCTTTGTGTATCATAAAGAGATTGGGGAATATTGAAATGAAGTCTACCCGAATGACATTACAACTAGCCGATAAGTCCACAACCTCACCTTATGGAGTTGCTCAAGACATATTGGTAaaagttgacaaatttttgtttccggtagattttgtggtgGTGGATATGGAAGAAGATAGAGATGTTCTATTGATTCTTGGAAGGCCATTtatgaaaacagcccggatgatgatagacattgatgacgGACTCATGAAAGTGCGGGTGCAAGATGAGGAAGTCACTTTTAATCTATTCGAAGCAATGAAGCACCCCAAAGAAAAACACGATGTTTTCCGTATGGATGTCATTGAAGAGGAAGTCATGGGAGTTGCCAATCATGTTCATATCTCTAGTCCATTAGAGAAATGTCTCATAGGTGATTACAACAATTctttcaaagaagaagaagaagaaataaaggCTATTTTGGAAAGATTGGAGTCGTGTGGAGAAATTGATCAAAAGGAGGAAAAGATAGAGGAATTAGATGCGGAAAAGAAAGTGGAAGAAACCAAAGTTGAATTAAAGTTGTTGCccactcatttgaagtatgtattCCTTGGCGAAAATTTCACCAAACCGGTGATAATTAGTATTGCTCTATCACCAAAGGAGGAAATAGGTTAA